Proteins encoded in a region of the Agromyces protaetiae genome:
- the ilvC gene encoding ketol-acid reductoisomerase, whose protein sequence is MAEIYYDNDADLALIQSKKVAVIGYGSQGHAHAQNLRDSGVEVVVGLKDGSKSIQKATEAGFDVKNVADAAAWADVIVILAPDQYQRHIFAESIKDNLAEGKALVFGHGFNIRFGYIEAPEGVDVVMVAPKGPGHTVRREFEAGRGVPVIVAVEKDASGNAWPLTLSYAKAIGGLRAGGIKTTFTEETETDLFGEQAVLCGGVSQLIQYGFETLTEAGYQPQVAYFEVLHELKLIVDLMWEGGIAKQRWSVSDTAEYGDYVSGPRVIDPRVKENMQAVLADVQSGAFAERFINDQDNGQKEFLELRKKGEQHPIEATGRELRKLFAWNASEDDDYVDGEVAR, encoded by the coding sequence GGCTCGCAGGGCCACGCGCACGCGCAGAACCTCCGCGACTCGGGCGTCGAGGTCGTCGTCGGGCTGAAGGACGGCTCGAAGTCGATCCAGAAGGCGACCGAGGCCGGTTTCGACGTGAAGAACGTCGCGGACGCCGCCGCCTGGGCGGACGTCATCGTCATCCTCGCGCCCGACCAGTACCAGCGCCACATCTTCGCCGAGTCCATCAAGGACAACCTCGCCGAGGGCAAGGCCCTCGTGTTCGGTCACGGCTTCAACATCCGGTTCGGCTACATCGAGGCGCCCGAGGGCGTCGACGTCGTCATGGTCGCCCCGAAGGGCCCGGGCCACACGGTGCGCCGCGAGTTCGAGGCGGGTCGCGGCGTCCCCGTGATCGTCGCGGTCGAGAAGGATGCGTCGGGCAACGCCTGGCCGCTCACGCTGTCGTACGCGAAGGCGATCGGCGGCCTCCGCGCCGGCGGCATCAAGACGACCTTCACCGAGGAGACCGAGACCGACCTGTTCGGTGAGCAGGCGGTCCTCTGCGGCGGTGTCTCGCAGCTGATCCAGTACGGCTTCGAGACCCTGACCGAGGCCGGCTACCAGCCGCAGGTCGCGTACTTCGAGGTGCTGCACGAGCTCAAGCTCATCGTGGACCTGATGTGGGAGGGCGGCATCGCCAAGCAGCGCTGGTCGGTCTCCGACACCGCCGAGTACGGCGACTACGTCTCGGGCCCGCGCGTCATCGACCCGCGCGTCAAGGAGAACATGCAGGCCGTGCTCGCCGACGTCCAGTCGGGTGCGTTCGCCGAGCGGTTCATCAACGACCAGGACAACGGTCAGAAGGAGTTCCTCGAGCTCCGCAAGAAGGGCGAGCAGCACCCCATCGAGGCCACCGGCCGCGAGCTCCGCAAGCTCTTCGCCTGGAACGCGTCGGAAGACGACGACTACGTCGACGGCGAGGTCGCGCGCTAA
- the merB gene encoding organomercurial lyase, with product MTSDLGELVRLHIYSTLAATGLMPSVRDLATRTGVSSEAVDAALDELAAARHLVLDADRGVVLAHPFATRNFAFSVMGEHTLWWGGCAWDAFAIPNLVPAEPAALVATTCPACGTAHSWTVTREGPPDGTQVAHFLVPMARVWDDVVHACEHQRIFCDDACVARWLSDTGNERGAVFDLTTLWRLAANWYAGRLDSPYRRREPAEAAAYFEHAGLVGTFWGNAP from the coding sequence ATGACGAGCGACCTCGGCGAACTGGTGCGGCTTCACATCTATTCGACACTCGCCGCGACCGGCCTGATGCCGAGCGTGCGCGATCTCGCGACGCGAACGGGCGTCTCGAGCGAGGCGGTCGACGCGGCGCTCGACGAGCTCGCGGCGGCGCGCCATCTCGTGCTCGACGCCGACCGCGGCGTGGTGCTCGCGCACCCGTTCGCGACGCGGAACTTCGCGTTCTCGGTCATGGGCGAACACACACTGTGGTGGGGCGGATGTGCGTGGGATGCGTTCGCCATCCCCAACCTGGTGCCCGCGGAGCCAGCGGCGCTGGTCGCGACGACCTGCCCGGCCTGCGGCACGGCGCACTCGTGGACCGTGACCCGCGAGGGCCCTCCCGACGGAACCCAGGTCGCGCACTTCCTCGTGCCCATGGCGCGGGTGTGGGACGACGTGGTGCACGCCTGCGAGCACCAGCGCATCTTCTGCGACGACGCATGCGTCGCACGCTGGCTCTCGGACACGGGGAACGAGCGCGGCGCCGTCTTCGACCTCACGACGCTCTGGCGGCTCGCCGCGAATTGGTACGCCGGCCGCCTCGATTCGCCGTACCGGCGACGCGAGCCTGCGGAAGCCGCGGCGTACTTCGAACACGCCGGACTCGTCGGGACCTTCTGGGGCAACGCCCCCTGA